TAGGATTTTTTGGAGGGGTATTCTGTCTGAGAGATGGCGCGGGCAGATACAAACTTTCTGGCAGCCACAGTCATCACAGAACGAGCACCTATGAGATGGGGATGGGGAGCTACCTGACCATGGGTGATGGCCTGGTAGGGTGAGAATGGGTGTGACCTGGTGGGGGACCATGTTAGCGCCATTAGGGGTACAAGGATTCAGGGGACGACTTTGGCTTTCTCATCCCCAACCACAGAAACTGGGAGGAAGGTTTGCCGGTCCAGTGTTGGGGCACCAGGTGAGCGCCATTAGGGGTACAGGGTTCAAGGGACGAGTTTGGCTTTCTCCTCCCCAACCACAGAAACTGGGAGGAAGGTTTGCTGTTCCAGTGTTGGGGCACCAGGTGAGCGCCATTAGGGGTACAGGGTTCACGGGACGAGTTTGGCTTTCTCCTCCCCAGCCCCAGAAACTGGGAGGAAGGTTTGCCAGTCCAGTGTTGGGGTGCCACAGGGCTTTCTAGTGGGGTTTGGTGGTACTAATAACCCCGTTAACCATGTGTCTCTTTCTATCCTTAACTATTCTCTTGAACTATGTGAAGACACCTTTTCTTGATTTACCGATCATTCACCATTGGGGTTACACTTGATTGTGCAGGAGCCTTGTTTACTGAAGCAGCTTAGTTCCTGTTCCTGTCATGGGTATGGAACATTTCATGAGTTCTGCAAACCCTTCAGCAGGTTCAAACTATGCTTCGCTGTACATAATATAGTTCCATTTTAGGGGTAACTTACACAAACTGCGACTAAGACCCAGCTTACCTCATATAAAAAGGTTTTGCATTGTATGGAAATGAAGCAACAGAGGAAATGAAAAGGTTACAAGGTCTAAGAGCAGAAACACTGATGGAAACCTACCAAAGCACAGAAAGCAGAGATGTCGCGATCAGGTGTCCAATACCATGCAAAAGCAGCAGGTACAATCCAGCTCTCTGATCTGGTCTGGAAGTTCTGTTACTATCGTACTTCTAAATTTTTGCACAAACAGTCATACACTTTGCATGTTCTGATGTTTTCTTGTACTGATGCTCATGAGTCAAGGCGGTATAGGGAACATGACTTGAGAGCTGCACAAGATCTTTCTGAATTCATTCTGAGCAAGGTTCCTTTCTTCTTCCATCAAACTACTACCTGTATTCTGATGTTTCTCAAAATGTGCTTCCACTTCCATTTAATTTATCGCCTTTATTAAAAAttacttttttttcttctcttttcttgagGTGATTTTGTTGCAAATTTATAGCACATTTAAACTGGAATTTACTTGGAACTGAACTAATGCTTCTGTTGTGGGACTATGCAATCTGCAGGCTTCACCTCCATACTTTATGGGATCTCCACCAGTTCGTGCAACCAATCCTCTTGTTCATGATGCACAATTCTGTGCGTGGAAAGTGCACAATGTAGATCAGACGTTAGGAATTCCTATACCAGCCAAGAGTAACAATGCTCGCTACTGTGCAAGAAAAGAATCTTTTACGAACGCTTGAAGCTACATTTATCAACTCATGACCGTTCAGCGATGTCGTAGTCGTATCTCTGCTTCTCTCAGCAAGGCTAACTTGTATATATGAGTTGCTGCCCTTTTGAAGGTGTGAGGTGTCTTATTTGAGTGTTTAGAGTATCTCATTGGCAGTGCTGTAAATATCTTTTTGCTTGGTAATTTTTGTTAGTGGAGCTAGTTTTGGTGAATAAGTACTGGTATAAACTTTGTTGTTGAGTAATGAGATAACCTGAATGAAAATGTTTGCCTTTCTTCAGTTTCTGGTTGCCAATGTGTTGGATGTGCACGTGAATGTTTAGAGCCTTTGATCTTTTGTGCTGGATCTGCTGACAAACATTGCAAAGTGTAGCTGAATGCATCAATGAACATTGCATAAGACCATAGAGAAATTCGTGCATGTTTACACTACAATCAGTTATGTAAAAAAATTACTTCCATCTCCTACTGATAAGATGGTTCTTTCTGAGTGAATCAAGAGCCTCCTATTTTACTTGTCTTCTGTGTGTATTGTTTGGTCTTCTCTGCCGGTTGAATTGCTGATCCTTCTTTTGATTTCCAACATCAAACTTCAGTGGTACTGTCTGCCTGATGTATGAGGCCCCTGGGAAATTTCTCCTTTCCTTTGCAAGTGACCGAAGTTCCGGTAACCAGTATGCAACGTATTCCCCTTCAGGATCATATGACTTTGCCTGCAGATGGATGTTCATGCACGGTATTGCTATAGTTACAAACTAACATGCTGTGAAATTAACTTCTTGGTGTTTTGAAGTGATCAGTTGATTCATAAAACGTACAATTTCATATTGCTGTGGCAATATATCCTAAGATTCGGCTCATTACGGTAGTGATTTTTCAGGTAAGAGAGTTCAGTCTGGTCAAATACTTACTTGCTTCGGGATACTGAAGTATCGATCTTCTCTTGGATCATTGCCAACTCCTGTCAGAGTACAGCAGAAACATTTCATTCAGTTCCAGTCTACAAGGATATGTAAGCGACCTTTGTAGTTTTCTTGAATTTATTTTCTTtggtcatattgttctatccagtATTTAAAGGATCAGTAAAGACACAACTAACCTGCTCCATATGTCCAATTGCCATAATTTGAAGCTGGGTCATAATCCAATAAGCATGTCTCGAACCATTCGGCTCCCATTCGCCAATCAATACCCATATCTCGGACAAGAAATGAGCAGACAATCTGCAGATAGGCAGTGATTGAGAGATGAATAATTGGGAATAGATGCCCTGCAGTGTTAGCCCTCTGCTGTCTTTTCTGCTTATGTGGTCAGATGTGGAAGGATACCTGACGACCACGGTTGGACATGAAACCGGTGGCTGAAAGCTCCCTCATGTTGGCATCAATAAGAGGATATCTGGAATTTACCATGACTGAATTCAGAAGGCACAAGAACAATGGCTCCAGATTTCAGAAGAATAAAGTCGAGTAATACCATACCCAGTTCGACCATCTCTCCATGATTCAAACAGTGCTTGGTCCTGACTCCACTTTGATACTACTTTCCTCGGACCTTCTACAATAATAGTTTGCAGCCAGATTATACCTTACCAGCCAAAATGGACATGTTTCCCAAATGGCATAGTTGTGCATTATTTTCATCATAAAAGGTTTTTTTATACAAAACCTAAGGGTATGAGAGACAGCACCATATTTGGTCCTTACCCAGGTGAAATATGGCATTCCCATATTTTGCTGATAGAAATCTGAAGTAGTCTCTCCATATCAACTCAAATAAAACCCTGAAGCCATTGACTTATCAGGAAAAGGCACTTCACTCCATATGAATGGGAATACACCTTACAAACTAGTTCAGCATGAAAC
The nucleotide sequence above comes from Miscanthus floridulus cultivar M001 chromosome 18, ASM1932011v1, whole genome shotgun sequence. Encoded proteins:
- the LOC136519395 gene encoding uncharacterized protein, with the protein product MGMEHFMSSANPSAGFALYGNEATEEMKRLQGLRAETLMETYQSTESRDVAIRCPIPCKSSRRYREHDLRAAQDLSEFILSKASPPYFMGSPPVRATNPLVHDAQFCAWKVHNVDQTLGIPIPAKSNNARYCARKESFTNA